ACAAGCGGACCGCCTCCTGACGAAAGAAGATTGAAGCCGAAGCAGTGGCTCAGAGGTCGTAGCGGACTTAAAGAAGTGTAGATATTCGGCCGTTCTATCCGAACATCTGGCGCATCATCGGATGCATCTCCATGAGCTGCTCTTCGGCGATCTCCTCGTACAGCTTGTACGTGATAGAGACCGTCAGCAGCAGCCCAGTACCGGAGACGCCACCGATAGTACCCAGCATGTTGGCCATCACTGCGAGCAGGCCCACTAAGGCGCCACCGATGACAGTCACCTGCGGGATGTACCGCTCAAGGACCTTCTCGATGACGCCGACGTTCTGTCGGAAGCCGGGAATCTGCATCCCGGAGTTGTGGATCTGCTTGGCGGTCGCTTCCGGACCCATGTCGGTGGTTTCGACCCAGAACACGGCGAAGATTGCGCCGCCGACCAGCATGACGAACAGGTCAATCCCGACGCGGGTCAGGATCTGCCAGATCGGTTGGGTGGTCCCTTCGAGCCACCACATCCAGTCGCCACGGCTCTGGACGGGGGCAAGGAAGTAGAACAGACCGCCGGTTGGTTGCCCGTTGGCGTACGTTCCGAGGAACGCGGGCATCGAACCAAGCTGGGCGTTCAGGATCCGGCCCAGGAACTGGATGTTCGCCTGCAGTGCCCGGACGAGGATCATCGGCAGGACGCTCGCGTAGATGAGCTTGACCGGGAACCGGCCACGGGCTCCTTTCACGCGGGCGTTCGACAGCGGGATCTCGACGCGGACAGACTCGGCATAGACGACCACCGAGAAGATGAGCAGCGTCGTGAACAGTCCCAGCAGTTCACCCTGCAGCAACACGGTCTGGAGGCCATCAGCGGCCAGCACTGGCCCGGTGCCACGTTGGCCGGTGATGAACAGGTACCAGGTGTAGATGATCCCTTCGCTGTTCCCGAGGAACGGTGCCGTCAGGATGCCACCGATGAGTCGCTGGCTCACGCCGGCGACAATGAACAGGCCGATACCGGAGCCGACGCCCCATTTGGAGATGACCTCGTCCATGAACAGGATGAGGACACCGCCGACGAACATCTGGCCGAAGATGAGCCACTGGACACCGGCCGTGCCGATACCCAGGGAACTCGCGACCGCCGTGTCAGCCGGGAGGAAGCCGCCCGCAAACACCATCGGCAGCCCGGTGAGACAGATCATCACGAGTACCAGCAGCTTCTGGAGCCCCTGATAGAGGATCTGGTCACGCGGGTCGTCTTGGGTGTTTAGCCCGAGCAGGTCCGCCCCACCGAGGAGCTGTAACACGATGGACGCCGTAACGATCGGACCGATACCCAGCTGCATGATGCTCCCCTGGCCGGAGGCCAGAATCGAGGAGAATCGCCCGAACACCTGTTGACTGGCGTCGATGTCCAGCCCGAACAGCTTCACGTTCGTCAGGAAGAAATACAGCAAGAGCACGCCCCCAGTCCAGGTGAGCTTGCGCTTGAACGGGACGTGTCCGTCCGGCCGCTGTACTGCGGGCATCCGGACAAGCAGTGGTTCAGCGGTGTCCTTCCAGCTCATCGTTCGTTATTCCTCGTCCGCGTCTTCGTCTGTCTCGGCCTCGGCCTGGCGCTCCTGGCCGAGGTCGGTCAGTTCGACGCTCCCGCCTGCGGCTTCGACCTTCTCGCGAGCGCCCTCGGAGAAGTCGTCGGCGATGAGCGTGAGTTCGTGGCGAACTTGGCCGGCACCGAGTACCTTCACGTAATCGGCGTCGTCGGCGTCGTCGACCACATCACGGACATCGACACGGAAGCCGCCGTCCTCAACTTCGGCGACATCCTCGGCGGCCAGCAGCGTGACATCCTCGTCGATCTCGCGAACGTCGATGGTTGCTGCCTCTTCTTGCACCTTCTGCGGGCGCTTGAAGCCGCTCTTGCCGAGCGGTTCGTGGTTGTGGAACTCGTGTTTGTCACGGCCTGCGGCACCGCGACCACCGCGGTGGCCGGCACCACGTCGGTTCTTATGCGAGCCACCGCCGTGCGTGCGCGAGCCACGCTGTCGTTTCTTTTTACTCGTCATTATCGCATCGCCTCCAAGAGGTCGTCGATGCCGTCGGTGTCGTGTTTCCCGAGCTGCCCGCCCTCCTTGACGGGGTGTTTGACACCGTCGTGGCCGCCGCGAGGCGGATGGAGACGGAGCGTCGGGGACAGTCCCTGCTCGCGCAGCGTCGTCTCCTCGGAGAGGAGCGCAAAGGCGAGCCCGGAGATGTCGTCGTAATCCGTGTTCTCGGTGACCCACTCGTCGTCCACGTCAGCGTCGCCTTCGAGCGGCTCGGCGCGCGTGGCCAGAACCGTCTCCAGCGTCTCTTGGCTCGGCTCACCGAAGGCGACGAAGTCGTTGACCTTCGTCACCATGCCGCGGTAGGCGTCCGTCTCGGGGACGAGCGTGCAGTGGTTCACGTGGTGGATGTTGAGCATCTCCAGCGTGTCCTGAATGTCACTATGCATGTTGACTTCGCCACGGAGCTGGACGAGCGCGTGCATCACTCGATCACCTCTCGCTTCTCGAAGGTCCGCTCGGGGACACGCGCCTCGGCCGTGTTCTGCAGGGCGTTGAACGTCGCCTTCGCGAAGTTGACCGTGGTTCGCGTGTTCCCGCTACTGCGTGTCCAGATATCCTCGATACCGGCGAGTTCGAGCACCTTGCGGACGGTCTCTCCGCCCGCCAGACCCAGCCCGCGCGGGGCCGGCTGGAGCTCGACCTCGACGCTCCCGGCCTTGCCCTCGGTGCGCAGCGCGACCGTGTGGGGACGGCCACAGCCACATTCCCAGGACCCGCAGCCACGGGAAACGTCGATGATGTTCAGCTTCGCGATGTCGATGGCTTTCTGGATGGCACCGCCGACCTGATCGTCACGCCCCTCAGCGTAGCCGATGAGGCCGTCGCGGTTGCCAACGGCGACCACGCAGCGGAACTTCACGCGGCGGCCGGAGTCTGTCATCCGCTGGACCATGTTGATGTCCAGCACTTCGTCTTCCAGATCGGGAACGAGCTGGTCGACGACTTCCGATTCTTTCAGCGGGAGCCCGGAGTTCAGCGCCTCCTGCATGGAGTCGATTTCGCCCTCGACGACTTGCTTGCCGAGGCGTGTCCGTGGCTCCCATCCGTTGTTAGCACTCATAGTTCGATGTCACCGTCCAGTAGGGTCTCGCGGAGCTCGTCGAAGTGCTCCGGGAGGTCTGCAGCGTCGAAGTCGCCGCTGTACAGCGGCTCCTCGAGCTGCTCGTCGTACTCGGCGATGTGGGCACCGCGCGTGCGCTGCCAGTCGGCGAGTACGTCGTCGTTGTGCGGAATGTCCAGGCCGGCATCGATTGCGCCTTCCTGTATTGCGAATACTTTGCTTCCGGGGGTCGGGCTGTTGAGTCCGATGTCGAGCACTGCCTCCTCGATACCCGCTTCCTGCGCGCGAAGCCCGGCGAGCAGGCCGGTGAGGTAGGCCGAGGGCATATTGCCCGTCGGAGCCTCCCAGCCGTACTCGGCGAGATCGCTCGAGTGAGCGGACGCGAGGGTGTCGTCGCCGTTAGGGCCAAGCGTCACCAGCTGCGCCCTGACGTGTTTATTGCTCTTTCGAGCAACGAGACGTGGCTTGCCGGATTTCAACAGGCGCAACCGCTGATGGTAATCGGTTCTGGCCTCGCGGCGTCGCCGCATCGGTACTTTATATCGTGGTCCTGTCGCCATTATGCGTCACCGTGGTTTGCGTCGATGTAACGTTCGAGATCGGCAACGCTGTCGAACTCGCCACCGCCGGCCTTGTCGTACAGGTCGCGGTACTGCGAACTCGAAAGCGTTCCCTCGTCACGCAGTTCGCGCAGCTTCGTCCGCTGTGCGCGGATGCGTGACTCCCAGTCCTCCTTGGAGTTCTGCCGTGCGCCTGCCTTGCCCTTCCGGGAGCCGGCTCCCTTCTGGTGGCCGTACGCACGCTTCTTCTGGCGCTCCCGGGCGCGTCCACGGGAGTTGCCTTTCTTGTCTTTCGCCTGAACGGCGCCCTCATCAACCAGTTCGCGAACGTCCTCGCGGGTAATCGCGTCGGCGATGTCGCCCTGTCGCTCGGGGTCGAACCAGACGCGGTTCTTCCCGACATCGAGGACATCGGCCGCGAGTCGCTTCTGTGCAGAGAGATCAGTCATCACTCACTCACCTCGACTTCGACGTAGGTGGGGTTGAGTACGCGGATGCCCGCGTCCTCGGCTTCCTCTTCGATTCGCTCGCGCTTGCGAGCGCCGACCTTCGAGGCGATACGGACGGCCTCGGTGTCGCCGTCGACGCCTTCGAGGTCGTCCACGTTGTGCACGCGGACCTCCTCGAAGCCGGACGGATGCTTGCCGCGAACCGCAGTCGGCGAGCGGAAGCCTGCCTCGACCGTGTCGCCCTTGCCTTTGATGCTGCGGCGCTGTTTCGAGAGCTGGCCGCGGGGCTTGCGCCACGAGGTCGAGACGCGCTTTTTCTTGTGGTGGTCCTGACGGTTGAACTGCGGCTTGCCGACCCGGTGTCGCTGGGTCAGCAGCCGCGCGTCCTCATCGGAGAGGTCCGGCGTCTTGTCGGCGAGCCCACGGGCTTGGAGTTCCGTCTCCACGTCCTCGTCGGGCGCTTCCTCGCCGCCTTCCTCTTCGACTTCGGCTTCGGTCTCGGACTCGACTTCGAGTCCACCGACGTCAGCCTTGATACGGGCCGCCAGTGCGTTCCCGATACCGCTGACATCGGCGAGTGCGGACTGGTCAGCGCCACGGACGGCGTCGACGTCCTCGAAGCCGGCCTCGCGGAGCGACTCCGCCTTGGATGGGCCGACACCGCTGATGTCAGTCAGCTCGGTGTACTCTTCGTCTGCCTCAACGTCTTCCTCGTTGTCAGCCATCAGGCGTCACCTCGGTTTGGTTTTCGGGTGATGTACACCCCGTCTTGGAACACGCGCACGTCCTTGTCGTTGATGCGCGTGAGCTGCTCGATGTCTGCGGCGGTCTGTCCGACGGCTTCGATGTCGGGACCGCTGATGGTCAGCTCCTCACCGTCGATTTCGACGTCCGTATCGCCGTGGATCGTCGTTCGGCGGGGGGCCTTCTCGCCAAGGAAGTTCTCGATGACGACTTCGTCACCCTCGACGTCGACCTGCATCGGGAAGTGGGAGTAAAAGACCTCCATACCGTACTCCCAGCCCTCGGTCACGCCGTGGAACATATTCTCGATGTGGCTCTGGAAGGTACCGATTGTCGACATTGTCTTGGCGTTGTCCTCGTTGGACTCGATGACGACTGTGTCGCCGTCGACGGACACGTCGATGTCAGGGTACCAGAGCCGACGTGTGACGCTGCCGTTGTCCCCCTCGACGGTGATGTCAAGGTGGTCCTGCTCGGCGTCCACGTCCTCCGGAATCTCCAGTTCTACTCGTGGCATTGTTAGTATACGTACGCGATGACTTGGCCACCGACGCCCTGCTCACGAGCCTCGTAGTGGCTCATGATGCCGTGGCTGGTCGTAACGACGAGGGTCCCGTAGTCACGGGCCGGGAGGAACCGCTTCTCCCACTTCTCGAACTCGTCTGCGCCCGCAGAGTAGCGGGGCTTGACCGGGCCACACTCGTTGATGGCTCCTTTCAGTTCGACTTCGAACTCGCCGGCTTTGCCGTCGTCGACGAAGCTGAACCCGTCGATGTACCCGCGGTCGTAGAAGACCTCGAGGACGCTGCCGATCTCGTTCGAAGCGGGCGATACTGTCTGCTCTAAGTGCCCGACGCTTTCGGCGTTGTTAAGCGCCGACAGTGCGTTGGCAAATGGGTCGTTCCCTGTCATTGTTAGCTGTACTTCTTGAAGCCCATGCCCCGCGAAATCTCGCGGAAGCACTGGCGGCACAGCCAGATGTCGTACTTGCCGACGAGTCCCTGTTCGCGACCGCAGCGCTGACAGGACTCGAGCTGGCCAGTTCGCTCACTGGATGCCGTCTCGGAATCGGGCTCGTCTGTGGTTTCACTTTCGCTCATTCGCTCACCTCCACGTCGTAGGTCGACTCGATGAAGGCGACTGCGTCCGCCGGGTTGAGTCGATGCTTCGTCGGAATCGAGCGCGACGCCTTGTCTCGCTTGGCGACGCGGTAGCCGGGGCGGACGAGGTTAACCGTCACGTCAAGCCCGTAGATTCCGATGCTCGGGTCGTACTCCTGACTCGGGAACTCGGTGTGTTCCTCGACGCCGAAGCTGAAGTTGCCGGTGTCGTCGAACTGCGTTGCCGACAGTTCGGCGAGTGGCAGTGCGGTCTCGAGGAACGCTTCGGCCATCTCGTCGCGGAGGGTAACCTTCGCACCGATTGGGTCGCCCTCGCGGATGTCGAACTCGCCGACAGTCCGCTTGGCCTTCGTTCGTACCGGCGTCTGCCCGGTGATCTCCCCGAGGATGTCCTCTGCGTTGGCGAGGTCGCGGCCACCGTGGCCGATACCCATGTGAACGACGACCTTCTCGATGCGCGGTTCGCGCATCTCGTGGAAGTCGCCGCCGGACTCACTCTCGGAGCTCATTCATCATCACCCGTGAAGTTCTCGTCGATGACGACGACGTACTCTTCGACCGTCTCGAAGCCGTCGCCATCGTCCTGCGAGACGATCACGTTGTTCTGGGCGGAACCCGGTGTCACCTGAATCTCCTCGATTTCGCCGATTTCGCCCGCGTGGGCACCGTCGACAGCGGTGACGAGCGCGCCCTCTTCGTACTCGAAGTGGGCCACGATTTCGCCGTCCTCGTTACCGACGACGATGGAGTCGCCACCGTCGTAGGTCTGGCCGTCCTCGACGATGAGCGTCTCACCGTCGTGGAGGCCAAGCTGGACGTCGCCACCGGAGACGTGGGTCTTGGTGACGATCTTACCGAGCTTCGATTGGGCCGCGTCCGGGTCGATTGCGGTCAGCGCTAGCCGACCACCCTCG
The Haloarcula sp. CBA1129 genome window above contains:
- the secY gene encoding preprotein translocase subunit SecY, with translation MSWKDTAEPLLVRMPAVQRPDGHVPFKRKLTWTGGVLLLYFFLTNVKLFGLDIDASQQVFGRFSSILASGQGSIMQLGIGPIVTASIVLQLLGGADLLGLNTQDDPRDQILYQGLQKLLVLVMICLTGLPMVFAGGFLPADTAVASSLGIGTAGVQWLIFGQMFVGGVLILFMDEVISKWGVGSGIGLFIVAGVSQRLIGGILTAPFLGNSEGIIYTWYLFITGQRGTGPVLAADGLQTVLLQGELLGLFTTLLIFSVVVYAESVRVEIPLSNARVKGARGRFPVKLIYASVLPMILVRALQANIQFLGRILNAQLGSMPAFLGTYANGQPTGGLFYFLAPVQSRGDWMWWLEGTTQPIWQILTRVGIDLFVMLVGGAIFAVFWVETTDMGPEATAKQIHNSGMQIPGFRQNVGVIEKVLERYIPQVTVIGGALVGLLAVMANMLGTIGGVSGTGLLLTVSITYKLYEEIAEEQLMEMHPMMRQMFG
- a CDS encoding uL15m family ribosomal protein, with product MTSKKKRQRGSRTHGGGSHKNRRGAGHRGGRGAAGRDKHEFHNHEPLGKSGFKRPQKVQEEAATIDVREIDEDVTLLAAEDVAEVEDGGFRVDVRDVVDDADDADYVKVLGAGQVRHELTLIADDFSEGAREKVEAAGGSVELTDLGQERQAEAETDEDADEE
- the rpmD gene encoding 50S ribosomal protein L30, with protein sequence MHALVQLRGEVNMHSDIQDTLEMLNIHHVNHCTLVPETDAYRGMVTKVNDFVAFGEPSQETLETVLATRAEPLEGDADVDDEWVTENTDYDDISGLAFALLSEETTLREQGLSPTLRLHPPRGGHDGVKHPVKEGGQLGKHDTDGIDDLLEAMR
- a CDS encoding 30S ribosomal protein S5 — its product is MSANNGWEPRTRLGKQVVEGEIDSMQEALNSGLPLKESEVVDQLVPDLEDEVLDINMVQRMTDSGRRVKFRCVVAVGNRDGLIGYAEGRDDQVGGAIQKAIDIAKLNIIDVSRGCGSWECGCGRPHTVALRTEGKAGSVEVELQPAPRGLGLAGGETVRKVLELAGIEDIWTRSSGNTRTTVNFAKATFNALQNTAEARVPERTFEKREVIE
- a CDS encoding 50S ribosomal protein L18 — encoded protein: MATGPRYKVPMRRRREARTDYHQRLRLLKSGKPRLVARKSNKHVRAQLVTLGPNGDDTLASAHSSDLAEYGWEAPTGNMPSAYLTGLLAGLRAQEAGIEEAVLDIGLNSPTPGSKVFAIQEGAIDAGLDIPHNDDVLADWQRTRGAHIAEYDEQLEEPLYSGDFDAADLPEHFDELRETLLDGDIEL
- a CDS encoding 50S ribosomal protein L19e; amino-acid sequence: MTDLSAQKRLAADVLDVGKNRVWFDPERQGDIADAITREDVRELVDEGAVQAKDKKGNSRGRARERQKKRAYGHQKGAGSRKGKAGARQNSKEDWESRIRAQRTKLRELRDEGTLSSSQYRDLYDKAGGGEFDSVADLERYIDANHGDA
- a CDS encoding 50S ribosomal protein L32e → MADNEEDVEADEEYTELTDISGVGPSKAESLREAGFEDVDAVRGADQSALADVSGIGNALAARIKADVGGLEVESETEAEVEEEGGEEAPDEDVETELQARGLADKTPDLSDEDARLLTQRHRVGKPQFNRQDHHKKKRVSTSWRKPRGQLSKQRRSIKGKGDTVEAGFRSPTAVRGKHPSGFEEVRVHNVDDLEGVDGDTEAVRIASKVGARKRERIEEEAEDAGIRVLNPTYVEVEVSE
- a CDS encoding 50S ribosomal protein L6 — protein: MPRVELEIPEDVDAEQDHLDITVEGDNGSVTRRLWYPDIDVSVDGDTVVIESNEDNAKTMSTIGTFQSHIENMFHGVTEGWEYGMEVFYSHFPMQVDVEGDEVVIENFLGEKAPRRTTIHGDTDVEIDGEELTISGPDIEAVGQTAADIEQLTRINDKDVRVFQDGVYITRKPNRGDA
- a CDS encoding 30S ribosomal protein S8, with the protein product MTGNDPFANALSALNNAESVGHLEQTVSPASNEIGSVLEVFYDRGYIDGFSFVDDGKAGEFEVELKGAINECGPVKPRYSAGADEFEKWEKRFLPARDYGTLVVTTSHGIMSHYEAREQGVGGQVIAYVY
- a CDS encoding 30S ribosomal protein S14 → MSESETTDEPDSETASSERTGQLESCQRCGREQGLVGKYDIWLCRQCFREISRGMGFKKYS
- a CDS encoding 50S ribosomal protein L5; the encoded protein is MSSESESGGDFHEMREPRIEKVVVHMGIGHGGRDLANAEDILGEITGQTPVRTKAKRTVGEFDIREGDPIGAKVTLRDEMAEAFLETALPLAELSATQFDDTGNFSFGVEEHTEFPSQEYDPSIGIYGLDVTVNLVRPGYRVAKRDKASRSIPTKHRLNPADAVAFIESTYDVEVSE
- a CDS encoding 30S ribosomal protein S4e, producing MSNHQKRLSVPDSWPVERKTATFTVKAGAGPHGEDGVPLLIVLRDVLGYADNRKEARYALNEDNVLINGKAISDEERPVGMFDILAFTEREEYYRVFPGEGGRLALTAIDPDAAQSKLGKIVTKTHVSGGDVQLGLHDGETLIVEDGQTYDGGDSIVVGNEDGEIVAHFEYEEGALVTAVDGAHAGEIGEIEEIQVTPGSAQNNVIVSQDDGDGFETVEEYVVVIDENFTGDDE